The DNA segment TATAGTGTTAACTACAGTAAGAGGTAGACCTATGTATAATATTGAGGGGTCACCAGACCCGTAACTTCGGTTTGAAAATGGTTTATTTAAAAAACTTGGTACCATGAACACTAAAAGACTTTAGGGGCACTGGTTTTGCAGTATACTAGTGTCCTCGTTGCGTTAAAATCCTGGATCCACCTCTAATTACATTGCTCCTAATGTGATCTACTAATGAATAATAACTGTGTCGTTTGTTTCTTTAGGTTGGCTTTGCTGGAGATGATTCTCCTAAGGCTGTTTTAAGTATAGTTGCTCGTCCTCGTCACACTGGCGTCATGGTTGGAATAGGACAAAAAGATGCCTATGTTGGTGAAGAAGCTCGGTATAAAAGAGGTTATTTTTCTCTCAGATATCCAATTGAAGATGGTATCATAAGAGACTGGGATGATATGGAGCAAATGTGGCAACATACATTTTACAATGAGCTCGACTATGTTTCCTGGCATAGCAGAACGTACGAGCAAGGAAATAACTGCTCTTGCTCCGAGCAACACGAAGATCAAGGTGATTGCACCACCTGAGAGGAAGTACTGTGGCTGGATAGGTGAATCAGTTCTAGCTTCCCTCAGTACTTTCAAACAAGTTAGTTTCTGGTCGCCTTTTTAAGTCTTAGTCTCAAATAATTGGTTTAGCACTAAGATCTATATGTTACATGCAGATGTGTTTAGCAAAAGGCGAGTATGATGAATCTGGTCCCTCAATTATCCACAGATGGTGTTTCTAAGCTTGGTGAAGATGTTAATACTGGTTTTGTTATCAGTTTACAAGGCAAAGGTTTTTGTTCATACTTTTCTATTGTGGTTTGATAATTCAATAGACAGAAGAAGCATTTTGTCCAACTTTGGCAAGAAAAAatattccctccgtttcaatttatgtgaacttatttgactgggcacgaaatttaagaaaaaagagaagatttttaaatttgtggtgtaaaatgagtcacatattttgtgtggctataaatgaTTGCATAAAGGTAATTTCTTTCCAAATAGGGAAataagtcattctttttggcatggactaaaaagaaaataggttcaaataaattgaaacagagggagtaagtGACAGTTGATTTCAGATCACAGGTTTCTTATTTTTTTAGAGAAAGGCAACACAAGTAATtattaacagcttgtttggatggtcgttatatatcgtttcataatgtatcatatcatattgcattatattgtactgtatcgtttgataaatataatgtttggataaatGTATCATTTGCCGTTGTTTCATAATGTCACGCACCCAATGAAACGAAGAATTAACTTGCAATATTACATAGAAAAAGTATGGTACaagataaaattattatataaaaaagtagggtaaataatataataaaattatttaataataataaaggacaAGATGAGAGGAAAAAACAAGGTAACGACACGACCATACTAAATCAGTCGTTAtataaagtgacacttttcggTGTCATATAACGACATATTTAACGATACAATATAATGAAATTTAAgtaataatcaaaataaaaattacatttAAGGTAACAATTTGATACGACACAATatgtaacaatcatccaaacaagttgtaactGCAGTTTACTGTACAAAGAGCTAACAAAAAGGTAGGCCTCTTTCCATTTGAGATTTAAGCGtggattttttgtttctttactttttcctttttttttcttcttccttttttgtatGTACTAACCTGATTTTAAATTTTGTTACTTCGTCATTGTTATTTTCTGTAAGTTATTTTGTAGTTTATTCAGTAACTTGGCAACTCATCAAATTAAAAAGCTTACCATTTAATGATCGATGCAAGCTCGAAGTTCCATTAATAACAGAACTACAGAAGGGTTAATACTAAATACACCAAATAAAGAAGGCATAATAGTTCGGGACCTTCTCAACTTAGCCACTGTTTTTTCGATGCGCACCTGAATTATTTTTTTGTCCTAATTATCCTTCTAAACTTAACAGTTTGATAAATCTAAGTCTTAAACCTTTAGATGTAGACACGATGAAGAGCATGAATACACTTTCTTTGGATGCGTGAGAgcgaagaaaaataaaaaaatcattctttatttttcaatttaattgCCACATAGAACTACCAAAAATGACTCTTGAGCATACCAGTTAGTTCCTCCAATTCCTATGCGATGGTGAATAAAAGTGCACCTGTACCTTTCTAACATTTTCAATCTCcattttaataaagaaaaagtaaaattCTACAAGAATatatttgtcacgatccaaaatctcacccctcgtgatgacgcctatctcgatactaggcaagccgttaATGTcactaaaccacaatttcttttaagtttgagaatataatatttaaatacaattcaaaatctcccaaatacaatacgaacactccccaaaatctggtgtcaatgagtacatgagcatctaatatgaatacaaatatGGGAATGTACGGTCtacaatagtctaagaccaaaaatTACAGTAATacagagatagggaaggagagacaaggtctgcgaaacacggcaacTACCTCTGAATCTCAGAAAAATCAGCTGTAcggaagaatcaacacccgctatgtccgggaacacctggatctgcacatgaagtgtagagtgtagtatgcgtacaaccaattcagcaagtaacaatagtaaataaggaactgaggatagtaacgagctacacagttatggttcattttcagtaatcccagcaaagaatagacatggtATCAAATCTGACAGTTTAATGTTAAATCAATTTTAATACAGTTCCTGTCCATGTAATctgtatatcaacaatcttttagagatttcacaacaatgacagatagcaactaaatgcaacaacaaatggaattTAAGTACAACCTCTTAGAACAATAATTACTCActaggctcccagccctcatcactcccttGGCTCCCAGCcctcactcaatgggtacccgcgctcactggaggtgtacagactcatgaggggctcctacagcccaagctctataagaacggacaactcaagtgctgcacggacaactcatgtgccataatataaatatctggatctgcacggctaactcacgtgcaataataatatctggatccgcacggccaactcacgtgctgcacggccaccTCACGTTCAACAATAATATAAGGaaccgcacggccaactcatgtgcaataataatataaggaaccgcacggccaactcacgtgcaataataatatctggatccgcacggccaactcacgtgctataataatatctggatccgcatggccaactcacgtgcaatagtataatatatagatctgcacggccaactcacgtgctatagtataatatatagatatgcacggccaactcacgtgcaataatataatatatatataaagccaacatggcctactacggcgtgcagcccgatcccaaaaatatcttcacaatcaggccttcggcctcactcaatcataaacctctcaagccactcgggcattttagtaaaacagggcatttggcctaaaacatttatatgcataaaaaatAGAGTCACAAAAACTGAGTTAtgtggtaaacaagtataaacatgactgagtatagattttcaattgaaaacaatgagaggatagtaagaaaatacccctaagggtccaaacaacactagcTCAAGGCCCAAACAtagcattcaacccaatttacagaaattcattctaaaacatataagtatcatataattttcataaaaatattcaactttatagttgttacgggacggactaagtcataatttcctcggtgcacgcccacacgtccgtcacctagcatgtgcgtcacctccaaaaaatataatcacatgataccaaaatccggggtttcataccctaatgaccagatttaaaactgttacttaccttaacaacgtaaaattcctactccgggatgccctcgtctctggactcggtctccaaaagctccgaatctatccataatcagaataatactatcaacataggctaaagaatcgaattccaacggaaaaactacataaataggccaaaaatccgaaatcggccaaaattcgacccccgggcccacgtcttgaaaccaGTCAAAAATGGCCGAATAATAAtcctcgtcctctcccgagtctaactatataaaattcatcaaattccgacatcaacttgaccctcaaatcttcaattaaaatcttgaagatttctaccatttttaacccaatctatacccatttgaactcaacaatctttccataaaccttattgatatgtataaatgatactGTTACACTCAAGAATCGTACTCTTAATCatccatctttacccaaactcgaaattgaagactaggggttagaaccttacctcttggggtgaagatcttgtgatatttccttgttggatttcaaagcttgaacaagatcttaaTGAAGAAAGTTCTTGAGCTTCtacctctctctagaacactctctattctctctaaaaatatcatatttttgcTTCAAAATGAGCTTCAAAGCGTAtttatcgaagttgggtcgggttataacAATAAAAGAATGGATACTCCAAATATTCCGGACCAGGAGATaggcctggcctcgccaggcCAAAGCCTGGTTATACCTGgcttttggctggcctcgccaggctaaagcctggtattacacctggcctcgccaggctaaagcctggtcttacACCCGGCCTCGcgagctctgtagcgagctacaggacagcctttgggtatttgatcataacttcttgtaggaatgtccaaataatgaatggtttgaagcattggaaagtagactcgaagatcttttatttgataggtagatcatcacataactccatatatatatatatatgtagatattctcGTTCAAATTTGGGTCTTGcccgaactcacttgaaactttagtcttatgaaatttccaacttctacattc comes from the Nicotiana tabacum cultivar K326 chromosome 14, ASM71507v2, whole genome shotgun sequence genome and includes:
- the LOC142169159 gene encoding actin-1-like, which codes for MADHGKYIQPLVIDNGSETSKVGFAGDDSPKAVLSIVARPRHTGVMVGIGQKDAYVGEEARYKRGYFSLRYPIEDGIIRDWDDMEQMWQHTFYNELDYVSWHSRTYEQGNNCSCSEQHEDQGDCTT